The DNA sequence TCAACTTCTGTAATATGCTGCTTTTTATATCGGCCAATGTACTTGATGACCGGATAAAAACGCTAAGCGGTTTCCCTATCCATAAATTTAACATTGTGCCTTTTGCTTTTCTGCATTTTACCAAAGCAATGCACTAGAGTTAGGAAACTCTCCTCACCATCCATTTGTGGAAAATGACACTCCACTACTACCTTATTGTCTTAGAGGGATATATATAGACAAGAAACGTAACCACAAACCACACATAAACCGCTACCGTCTATAGTGATTTATGTACAAATTTCTTCCTTCAAAAACCGCTGCTGCCTATAGTAGTTTTTGGTTACACCTTCTTCAACATAAATCGCGGTTATCAGTAATAATTTACGTTCATCCCTAATCCGCTGATACTAATTCGCTGGTGCGAGTTACGATTTTTATAGAATAGTAAAATTTGCAATTGTGTCTTCGGTTTGAAAAAGTTATAATATAGTAAAATGtgattttaaacattttattttaataaattatcctaaaatataaattaaatcaaactacAGATATAGGATTAAGATTAAAATTAGGATTGATAATAATTCTTTAGTCTTAcatttctattaattttttttattcattccaAATTTTGATCGTTATAAATATTTCAAATTATGTCTTTAATCcttcaaataaaatagaagaaatattataatattagatattttttgaattttctttgaACACGACATAAAATTAAGTTTAAAtgagaaagaagaaaacaaattactaaaaaagaaaaataaaaattgatgaaGTGAAAATTACATGAGACGTTTTGTGAAATTATAAGTATGTATTATAGCATTAATAAAGAATCACATGGAAAAATTCTaaccttgaattgaattgttgCGAATGAATGGTCCAAAGCCAGATGAAGGGAGCAACACCCTTGCCTGCTTTGCTTCATCTGCTAATTTCAATTGCAGTCCTCTCAGCCTCTCAACTTCCCCTTTGTTCTTTTCAATCGAAGCTGGGAATTAAAACACAATCATTTTTAACTTATATATATTTGTAATTTAGAGACTAACATATATttgcattttaaaatttaatatatagaaATCATTCATAATATCTCtaagaattatttttaaattatatatatataaaggaaaaaCAGAAGGGGTGAGATATGCCACCTTCTTGAATTAATCTTTGCTTTTCACAAGTTGCCATGAGTAGTTTCAGTTTATGCTGCTCCATTCTCAATGTGTTGACTTGACTTTGTTCAGATTCAATTTGTGATAGAATGACCGCTATCTGCTCCTGAtgaatagtaaaaataaataaatgagttcacaaattagctttttatttttagtatggtGATTCAAGTGGTATTTTTCAGTAATGTGAAtacttgataaattttttttggtgtGAAAACTATAAATTTGTGGTTtataattttttggaaaaaagacaaataggtccttgattttttaaatttttgacaaatacatttctgacaaaatttaaatacaaaaaagtccctgactttaacaaacgaatgacaatttaattcttctgtCTATTTTTCTCTCATACACAAaacggaactggctgacgtggTTGAAATGGTGTTCAGGTGTCCGTTACGGCTGGAAGATGAATAAAGTTCAATAGACAAATAAGTCCTTAGTGATGAAAACGATGtcgtggcaccgtaacggacacctcGATACTTGGACAGCGTTTCAACCACGTCAGCCAGTTCTGTTTTGTGTATGAGAGGAAAATAGACGGAAGGAttaaattgtcctccgtttgttaaagtcagggacttttttgtatttaaattttatcaagaatgcatttgtcaaaaatttaaaaagtcaggacttatttatctttttctttaattttttttcacaaaactgATTAAATAAAAACTTTAGTCCCCATAAatatgttatttatctttttttaaaaaaaaatagcccACATAAATTTGAAGTTCAGATTTTTTCTATTATTCCAAATCGGATTTTaagttttgtttttaaaacaaaattgaacTTTAGATGTGtgaatttcaattaaaaaaaattatttctatatccataaaaaatacattattttttcataattgaGCATAACACATTCTAAATtttcataactaaaaaaattagcc is a window from the Arachis hypogaea cultivar Tifrunner chromosome 17, arahy.Tifrunner.gnm2.J5K5, whole genome shotgun sequence genome containing:
- the LOC114925631 gene encoding uncharacterized protein → MEQHKLKLLMATCEKQRLIQEASIEKNKGEVERLRGLQLKLADEAKQARVLLPSSGFGPFIRNNSIQGLNGVESARRQVDSTTQHPQNRERQGMMMPSWNNTSLMMRTSIPDLNIAKPDPES